A section of the Roseovarius sp. W115 genome encodes:
- a CDS encoding DUF1287 domain-containing protein, whose translation MREGLIWTAAALGIWASGALADPLADAAAEQVGVTVYYDPSYQGLSFPGGDIPRDRGVCTDVVIRALRDAHNIDLQVAVNRDMKAAFSAYPAIWGLSTTDRNIDHRRVPNLETLLERIGVARPPSDDPDDFAPGDIVSWRLVGSNLPHIGIVSTQRTADGTRPLITHNIGQGTRTEDILFVHQMVMRARLDDAARTQLRRLSE comes from the coding sequence ATGCGCGAAGGTCTGATATGGACCGCGGCGGCACTGGGAATTTGGGCATCCGGTGCGCTGGCCGATCCACTGGCCGATGCGGCGGCAGAACAGGTCGGCGTGACCGTGTACTACGATCCCTCCTATCAGGGCCTCTCGTTCCCCGGCGGGGACATCCCACGTGATCGCGGCGTGTGTACCGATGTGGTGATCCGCGCCCTGCGCGATGCGCATAACATCGACCTGCAAGTCGCTGTGAACCGGGACATGAAAGCGGCTTTCTCGGCGTACCCCGCGATCTGGGGCCTGAGCACCACGGACCGCAATATTGACCACCGCCGCGTGCCTAACCTTGAGACCTTACTCGAACGGATTGGCGTAGCGCGTCCGCCAAGTGACGATCCGGATGACTTTGCCCCCGGCGACATCGTCAGCTGGCGGCTGGTGGGCTCCAACCTTCCGCATATCGGGATCGTCAGCACCCAGCGGACTGCAGATGGAACACGCCCCCTCATCACCCACAATATTGGTCAGGGCACGCGCACCGAAGATATTTTGTTCGTTCACCAGATGGTCATGCGGGCCCGGTTGGACGACGCCGCACGCACGCAGTTGCGCCGCCTGTCCGAGTGA
- a CDS encoding thymidylate synthase, translating into MQQYHDALQQVLDRGQSSSDRTGTGTISTFGLQARYPLSEGFPLVTTKKLHLRSIIHELLWFLSGDTNIRYLKENGVSIWDEWADEDGDLGPVYGHQWRRFPALEPTDDPELFRRREIDQISNLIDMIKTTPDSRRLIVSAWNPGDVPDMALPPCHTLWQVRIIGHKMHLQLYQRSADMFLGVPFNIASYALLLEMLAHVTGYEAGDFVHTIGDAHIYSNHTEQVALQLTRTPKPLPKLRITREVRSIFDFKFEDFEITGYDPDPHISAPVAV; encoded by the coding sequence ATGCAACAATATCATGACGCCCTGCAGCAGGTTCTCGATAGGGGGCAGTCCTCCTCTGACCGGACGGGGACTGGCACGATTTCGACCTTTGGATTGCAGGCGCGTTATCCGCTGTCAGAAGGATTTCCTTTGGTCACAACCAAAAAGCTGCATCTGCGGTCGATCATTCATGAGCTTTTGTGGTTTCTCTCAGGCGACACGAATATCCGCTATCTGAAGGAGAACGGGGTTTCGATCTGGGATGAATGGGCTGACGAGGATGGTGATCTCGGTCCGGTTTACGGCCACCAATGGCGGCGGTTTCCCGCACTTGAGCCAACGGATGATCCCGAGCTGTTTCGCCGCCGTGAGATTGATCAGATCTCCAACCTAATCGACATGATCAAGACCACGCCGGACAGCCGCCGTTTGATCGTGTCGGCCTGGAACCCCGGCGATGTGCCGGACATGGCCCTGCCACCGTGTCACACGCTGTGGCAGGTGCGGATCATCGGGCACAAAATGCATTTGCAGCTCTACCAACGCTCGGCTGATATGTTCCTCGGCGTGCCGTTCAACATCGCTTCTTACGCGCTGCTTTTGGAAATGTTGGCGCATGTGACGGGATACGAGGCGGGGGATTTCGTGCACACGATTGGCGACGCGCATATCTATTCGAACCACACCGAACAGGTGGCACTTCAACTGACGCGCACGCCAAAACCCTTGCCCAAGTTGCGGATCACGCGGGAGGTCCGGTCCATCTTTGATTTCAAATTTGAGGATTTTGAGATCACGGGCTATGACCCTGATCCGCATATTTCGGCACCGGTGGCGGTCTGA
- a CDS encoding dihydrofolate reductase: protein MISLIVARDRNGAIGRDGDIPWHVPEDLKFFQRETMGGAVIMGRNTWTSLPPVARPLKNRLNLVVSSGAPEGAEHVLPSVEAAIEAAKAAGHARIYGIGGAGIYTSMLPLAQRLLITEVDLDVDGADTWFPAVEMADWSETLRVDLRSEGPKCVLVEYMRRI from the coding sequence ATGATTTCTTTGATTGTTGCGCGCGACCGAAATGGGGCGATTGGCCGGGATGGAGATATTCCGTGGCATGTGCCAGAAGATCTGAAGTTTTTTCAACGCGAAACGATGGGCGGCGCGGTCATTATGGGGCGCAACACGTGGACCAGTTTGCCGCCGGTGGCGCGTCCCTTGAAAAACCGTTTGAATCTCGTGGTGTCGTCCGGCGCGCCTGAAGGGGCTGAGCATGTGTTGCCATCGGTTGAAGCCGCGATTGAGGCGGCCAAGGCTGCGGGGCATGCGCGCATTTATGGGATCGGTGGGGCAGGGATTTACACGTCTATGTTGCCGCTCGCACAGCGGCTCTTGATCACCGAGGTGGATTTGGACGTGGACGGGGCGGATACCTGGTTTCCAGCGGTTGAGATGGCAGACTGGTCCGAAACACTTCGCGTTGATCTGCGCTCAGAAGGGCCGAAATGTGTTCTGGTGGAGTATATGCGCCGCATTTGA
- a CDS encoding VOC family protein, whose protein sequence is MGLKYLHTMVRVKDLDESLSFYKLLGLKETRRYDNEGGRFSLIFLAPEGQEECPVELTYNWDGDDALPSDSRHFGHLAYLVDNIYETCQHLMDNGVTINRPPRDGHMAFVRSPDNISIELLQAGDALPPAEPWASMENTGHW, encoded by the coding sequence ATGGGTCTGAAATACCTGCATACGATGGTCCGGGTCAAAGACCTCGATGAGTCGCTGTCATTCTACAAGCTTCTGGGCCTCAAAGAGACCCGCCGCTATGACAATGAAGGTGGACGGTTTTCGCTTATCTTCCTGGCGCCTGAAGGGCAGGAAGAGTGCCCTGTCGAGCTCACTTACAACTGGGATGGCGATGATGCCCTGCCCTCGGACAGCCGTCATTTCGGGCACCTGGCGTATCTCGTGGACAACATTTACGAGACCTGCCAGCACCTGATGGACAATGGCGTGACCATCAACCGCCCGCCGCGCGACGGGCATATGGCCTTTGTGCGTAGCCCCGACAACATCTCGATTGAGCTTTTGCAGGCCGGTGATGCCCTACCCCCGGCCGAGCCTTGGGCGAGTATGGAAAACACAGGGCATTGGTGA
- a CDS encoding DUF1194 domain-containing protein, with translation MTLFCLPIHAAAQSCRLALVLAVDVSSSVDQREYDLQRIGLAAALDADEVRHAILHGAPGTVALAVYEWSGFYQHKLQLDWTILDSEGTITAAVATLADMRRSHDDFPTSMGPALGFGASLLQRAPNCTRKVIDVSGDGVNNYRYGPREAYKHFPLKDVTVNGLVILGEDANVLAYYGTEVLHGPGAFLVVANGFEEFREAMTKKLYREINDIVLGRAPSPQEPG, from the coding sequence TTGACCCTTTTTTGCCTGCCTATTCACGCCGCAGCACAAAGCTGCCGCCTCGCTCTGGTGTTGGCTGTCGATGTGTCGTCGTCTGTCGATCAGCGGGAATACGACCTGCAGCGTATTGGCCTTGCCGCTGCTCTGGACGCCGATGAAGTACGCCACGCGATTCTGCATGGCGCCCCCGGAACCGTGGCGCTCGCGGTTTATGAATGGAGCGGCTTTTACCAACACAAGCTGCAGCTGGACTGGACCATCCTTGACAGCGAGGGCACGATCACAGCCGCCGTGGCCACCTTGGCCGACATGCGGCGCAGCCATGACGACTTTCCCACCTCCATGGGCCCTGCCCTCGGCTTTGGCGCATCACTTTTGCAACGCGCACCAAACTGTACGCGCAAGGTGATTGATGTCTCGGGCGACGGTGTGAACAACTACCGATATGGTCCACGTGAAGCGTATAAGCACTTTCCGTTAAAAGACGTGACTGTGAACGGCTTGGTCATCCTCGGCGAGGACGCCAATGTGCTGGCATATTACGGCACAGAGGTCCTGCATGGACCGGGTGCATTTCTGGTCGTGGCCAACGGGTTTGAAGAATTCCGAGAGGCGATGACCAAAAAACTCTACCGCGAGATCAACGATATCGTCCTGGGCCGCGCCCCGTCGCCGCAAGAGCCGGGATGA